One genomic region from Bacillus aquiflavi encodes:
- a CDS encoding helix-turn-helix domain-containing protein — protein sequence MRIGKKIKNLRLKKGLTQEELGERTDLSKGYISQLERDLSSPSIETFFNILEVLGCAPKEFFDEEEREQKVVYGEDDQTEFIDEERGYEIQWLVPESNENEMEPIRLTLQPHGEFKQFEPSLSETFAFVLTGRIKIKLGRQIFSAKAGEAIYFHASEEHQIINDCNEPSQLLLVATESYL from the coding sequence ATGCGAATCGGAAAAAAAATAAAAAATTTGCGGTTGAAAAAAGGGTTAACTCAAGAAGAACTTGGAGAGCGTACTGATTTAAGCAAAGGGTATATTTCACAGCTTGAACGTGATTTGAGTTCTCCATCAATAGAAACGTTTTTTAATATTCTCGAAGTGCTTGGCTGTGCACCAAAAGAGTTTTTCGATGAGGAAGAGCGAGAACAGAAAGTAGTTTATGGAGAAGATGATCAGACTGAATTCATAGATGAAGAGCGCGGCTATGAAATTCAATGGCTTGTGCCTGAATCGAATGAGAATGAAATGGAGCCGATTAGATTGACGCTTCAGCCTCACGGCGAGTTTAAACAGTTTGAACCATCCCTATCTGAAACGTTTGCATTCGTACTAACAGGGCGAATTAAGATTAAGCTTGGCAGGCAAATTTTTTCTGCAAAAGCGGGCGAAGCGATTTATTTTCATGCATCAGAGGAGCACCAAATAATTAATGACTGCAACGAGCCATCACAATTACTTCTTGTTGCTACTGAGTCTTATTTATAA
- a CDS encoding class I SAM-dependent methyltransferase, with translation MDLEFNQLFDEWASCYDETVLGKDREYEEVFAQYEQILTTVANKASGCVLEFGVGTGNLTKKLLTNGKTVYGVEPSKGMREIAQQKLPTAKIIQGDFLIFEIPETPIDTIVSTYAFHHLKDNEKGQALNKYRKILKNSGKIVFADTVFLNEAAKEQKIREAESNGFDRLVQDLKTEYYTTISTMRRLFEENKFSVSFVQMNPFVWLIEGKIM, from the coding sequence ATGGATCTAGAATTTAATCAGCTATTTGATGAATGGGCCTCTTGCTATGATGAAACGGTTTTGGGGAAAGATCGAGAATATGAAGAGGTGTTTGCTCAATATGAGCAGATTTTAACAACAGTTGCAAATAAAGCGTCAGGATGCGTGCTTGAATTTGGAGTTGGGACAGGTAATTTAACAAAAAAGCTATTAACTAATGGAAAGACAGTGTATGGTGTTGAGCCTTCAAAAGGAATGAGAGAAATTGCCCAGCAAAAGCTGCCGACAGCAAAAATTATTCAAGGTGATTTTCTAATTTTTGAAATACCAGAAACACCTATCGATACAATCGTAAGCACGTATGCGTTTCACCATTTAAAAGATAATGAAAAAGGGCAGGCACTCAATAAATATCGTAAAATTTTAAAAAATTCCGGGAAAATTGTTTTTGCTGATACAGTTTTTCTAAATGAGGCGGCAAAGGAACAAAAAATCCGCGAGGCGGAAAGTAATGGCTTTGATCGGCTTGTGCAAGATTTAAAGACAGAATACTATACTACGATAAGTACCATGAGACGGTTATTTGAGGAAAATAAATTTTCTGTTTCATTTGTCCAAATGAATCCATTTGTTTGGTTAATTGAAGGAAAAATTATGTAG
- a CDS encoding bifunctional cystathionine gamma-lyase/homocysteine desulfhydrase: protein MRKKTKLIHGGTSQDPYTGAVSTPIYQASTFKQNGVGNFKYEYARTGNPTRESLEKLIADLEGGERGFAFGSGMAAISAVTKLFSAGTHLIITDDVYGGTFRIMTKVFNRFGIETTFVDTSNVKAIEEAIRPNTKAIYVETPTNPLLKITDIKEVSEIAAKHDLLFIVDNTFSTPFWQNPLLLGAHIVIHSATKYLGGHSDVVAGLVVVKDKQLGEELHFIQNSTGGILGPQDSWLLIRGIKTLGVRMQEIEHNTNKIVEFLTKHPAVGKVYYPGLLHHPGHHIHRMQATGFGGMVSFTVESEKVALAIVSKLKYFTLAESLGAVESLISIPALMTHASIPRDRRLELGIEDGLIRISVGLEDAADLIEDLDRVLQLSAVE from the coding sequence ATGAGAAAAAAAACGAAACTTATTCATGGCGGAACGAGTCAAGATCCATACACAGGAGCAGTGTCGACACCAATTTATCAAGCTAGTACGTTTAAACAAAATGGGGTCGGAAATTTTAAATACGAATATGCCCGAACTGGAAATCCAACACGAGAATCATTGGAAAAACTTATCGCTGATCTTGAAGGTGGTGAACGAGGTTTTGCTTTCGGCTCTGGAATGGCCGCCATTTCTGCTGTTACGAAGCTATTTTCAGCAGGCACTCATCTCATTATTACGGATGATGTATATGGAGGAACTTTTCGGATCATGACGAAAGTTTTTAACCGTTTTGGGATTGAAACAACGTTTGTCGATACTAGTAATGTAAAAGCGATAGAAGAAGCAATTCGTCCAAATACAAAAGCGATTTATGTTGAGACACCTACAAATCCGCTCTTAAAAATTACAGATATAAAAGAAGTTAGTGAGATTGCTGCTAAACATGATTTACTATTTATTGTCGATAATACGTTTAGCACCCCTTTTTGGCAAAACCCGCTTTTACTGGGAGCTCATATTGTCATTCATAGTGCAACAAAATATTTAGGCGGGCATAGTGATGTTGTCGCTGGCCTTGTCGTAGTAAAAGATAAGCAGCTTGGGGAAGAACTTCACTTTATTCAAAATTCAACAGGGGGAATTCTTGGACCGCAAGACAGCTGGCTACTAATCCGAGGGATTAAAACACTTGGCGTACGAATGCAAGAAATCGAACATAATACAAATAAAATTGTTGAATTTTTAACAAAACATCCAGCCGTCGGAAAAGTATATTATCCGGGATTACTTCATCACCCTGGTCATCATATTCATCGAATGCAAGCAACAGGCTTTGGCGGAATGGTTTCATTTACAGTTGAAAGTGAAAAGGTCGCATTAGCAATCGTATCAAAATTAAAATATTTCACGCTTGCAGAAAGTTTAGGAGCTGTTGAAAGCTTAATATCTATTCCTGCTTTAATGACTCACGCATCGATACCAAGAGATCGAAGACTTGAGCTAGGAATTGAAGACGGTCTTATCCGTATTTCCGTTGGCTTAGAAGATGCTGCCGACTTAATTGAAGACTTAGATCGTGTATTACAATTAAGTGCTGTTGAATGA
- a CDS encoding PLP-dependent cysteine synthase family protein, translating to MKVKSVHELIGNTPLVEIKSYSFPNDVRLFAKLEYFNPGGSVKDRLGYFLLKEAMEEGKLNKGGTIVEPTAGNTGIGLALAAIYFGVNAIFVTPEKFSIEKQTLMRALGAKVVNTRTELGMEGAIKKAEALVEEIAGAFYPGQFHNHSNPKTYYESLGPELYEALEGKIDIFVAGAGSGGTFMGTSQYLKERIPHIKTVIVEPEGSILNGGNPRFHRTEGIGMEFIPDFVDTAYFDEIYTISDDEAFTRLAEIARLEGLLVGSSSGAALAASLKEAQKAKPGTNVVTIFPDSSERYISSGIYSLENKSFGVNSK from the coding sequence ATGAAAGTGAAAAGTGTGCATGAATTAATCGGAAATACGCCATTAGTTGAAATCAAATCATATTCATTTCCGAACGATGTTAGGTTATTTGCCAAATTGGAATATTTTAACCCCGGAGGAAGTGTAAAGGATCGCCTTGGCTATTTTTTGTTAAAGGAGGCAATGGAAGAAGGAAAGTTAAACAAAGGCGGGACCATCGTTGAGCCGACGGCAGGTAATACAGGGATTGGTCTTGCACTTGCAGCTATCTATTTTGGAGTGAACGCAATATTTGTTACTCCTGAAAAATTTAGTATTGAAAAACAGACGTTAATGCGTGCTTTAGGGGCAAAAGTAGTGAATACACGGACAGAGCTCGGAATGGAGGGGGCAATTAAAAAGGCCGAGGCTCTAGTAGAAGAGATAGCAGGAGCTTTTTATCCCGGTCAATTTCATAATCATTCAAATCCTAAAACGTATTATGAAAGTCTTGGTCCTGAGCTTTACGAAGCTCTTGAAGGGAAGATCGATATTTTTGTTGCTGGGGCAGGTTCGGGTGGAACTTTTATGGGAACGTCTCAATATTTAAAAGAAAGAATTCCACATATCAAAACGGTGATCGTCGAGCCAGAAGGTTCAATTTTAAACGGAGGCAATCCGAGATTTCATCGGACAGAGGGGATCGGAATGGAATTTATTCCAGATTTCGTTGATACAGCGTATTTTGATGAAATATATACGATTTCAGATGACGAAGCGTTTACTCGCCTAGCGGAAATCGCCCGTTTAGAAGGTTTATTAGTTGGAAGTTCATCAGGAGCGGCTCTTGCTGCTAGTTTAAAAGAAGCGCAAAAGGCGAAGCCGGGTACAAATGTTGTCACGATTTTTCCTGATAGCAGTGAAAGATATATTAGTAGTGGAATCTATTCTTTGGAAAATAAATCTTTTGGAGTGAATAGTAAATGA
- a CDS encoding DinB family protein, translating to MSNTSQFIQYFLAHRNVTVELVSKIEKEHDNYKPTPTSMSAKELVNHMLYSFHWFVEIVKKGEPVPYQENKEETEANLLELATSYTEKTKNLIESLTDEDLNRTIDLTEIFGQKMNAGQLLQMAMDHEINHKGNLFVYVREMGHTELPMFISK from the coding sequence GTGAGTAATACGAGTCAGTTTATCCAATATTTTCTCGCTCATCGGAATGTTACTGTAGAACTTGTAAGCAAAATTGAAAAAGAGCATGATAACTACAAGCCAACCCCAACTTCAATGTCAGCAAAAGAGTTAGTGAACCATATGCTCTACTCTTTTCACTGGTTTGTTGAAATAGTTAAAAAAGGGGAACCAGTCCCGTATCAAGAGAACAAAGAAGAAACAGAAGCAAACCTTCTTGAACTCGCAACGTCGTATACTGAAAAAACAAAGAACTTAATTGAATCTCTTACAGACGAAGATTTAAATCGTACTATTGATTTAACAGAAATCTTCGGTCAGAAAATGAATGCGGGACAATTATTACAAATGGCAATGGATCATGAAATTAATCATAAAGGAAACTTATTTGTCTACGTACGTGAAATGGGCCACACTGAACTACCTATGTTCATAAGCAAATAA
- a CDS encoding M20 family metallo-hydrolase, which yields MRLELKAFTINRTRLSERMTELSKIGQIGETGVARLAFSAEDKLAVEKVQAWMKQAGLITRIDHFGNLIGRMEGKQSTAPVLMLGSHIDSQPYGGRFDGVIGVLGALEVVETMKEQNIIPNIPIEVIAFSDEEGSRFNKGLFGSRGICGMLEEGELDRTDKEGMTRREALTQFGCDPEKLSESEYKKGSIAAFLELHIEQGPILEEKNSPVGIVTGIAGPLWATVEMEGFAGHAGSVPMSMRQDALVGAAKVIVALQELTSKDPSAPTVGTVGSLRVFPDSRNIIPEKVSFTIDLRDINIKRRHRLEDELKSKIDAIAHKHKLTYTINEDTNSEPRYCASWIQDMMENEAQQIGIQAPKLMSGPFHDSLALSYVCDYGMIFVRCKKGISHNPKEYATIEDISLGTELLYRSVQQMQKRLDNIY from the coding sequence ATTCGTTTGGAATTGAAAGCGTTTACAATTAACCGCACACGTCTTTCTGAACGCATGACGGAACTGTCTAAAATCGGACAAATTGGAGAGACAGGTGTTGCTAGACTTGCTTTTTCCGCTGAGGATAAGTTAGCAGTAGAAAAAGTGCAAGCCTGGATGAAACAAGCTGGATTAATCACACGGATTGATCATTTTGGAAACTTAATTGGGCGCATGGAAGGAAAGCAATCAACTGCTCCTGTCTTGATGCTCGGCTCCCATATCGATTCACAGCCTTATGGGGGAAGATTTGACGGGGTTATCGGTGTATTAGGAGCACTGGAAGTTGTGGAAACGATGAAAGAGCAAAATATCATTCCAAATATTCCAATTGAAGTGATTGCATTTTCCGATGAAGAAGGATCGCGCTTTAATAAAGGTTTATTTGGCTCAAGAGGGATATGTGGAATGCTTGAAGAAGGAGAACTGGATCGAACAGATAAAGAAGGAATGACAAGACGTGAAGCCTTAACGCAATTCGGCTGCGATCCTGAGAAGCTTTCAGAATCTGAGTATAAAAAAGGCAGTATTGCGGCATTTCTTGAGCTTCATATTGAACAAGGGCCGATATTAGAAGAGAAAAATAGTCCTGTCGGAATTGTAACAGGAATTGCAGGTCCCCTTTGGGCGACTGTAGAAATGGAAGGTTTTGCAGGTCATGCTGGTTCTGTACCGATGAGTATGCGTCAAGATGCATTAGTAGGAGCAGCGAAGGTAATTGTTGCGCTTCAGGAATTAACAAGTAAGGATCCTTCCGCCCCGACAGTTGGCACAGTTGGAAGCCTGCGTGTATTTCCCGATTCACGAAATATCATTCCTGAAAAAGTAAGCTTTACGATTGACTTAAGGGATATTAATATTAAGCGCCGTCATCGGCTTGAAGACGAACTAAAGTCAAAAATTGATGCAATTGCCCACAAGCATAAATTAACATATACGATTAATGAAGATACAAATAGCGAGCCGCGCTACTGTGCTTCTTGGATACAAGACATGATGGAAAACGAAGCACAACAAATAGGTATTCAAGCGCCAAAGCTAATGAGCGGTCCTTTTCATGATTCATTAGCATTGTCTTACGTATGTGATTACGGAATGATTTTTGTGAGATGTAAGAAAGGCATTAGTCATAATCCAAAGGAATATGCAACGATAGAAGACATTTCATTAGGAACGGAGCTTTTATACCGGTCTGTCCAACAAATGCAAAAAAGATTGGACAATATTTATTAG
- the recQ gene encoding DNA helicase RecQ, whose product MIKEERRSNVLAKANNLLHEYFGFDHFRKGQDKIIQKVLQNKDALGIMPTGGGKSVCYQIPALMLQGITIVISPLISLMKDQVDALHQAGISATFLNSTITVAEMHERLNNIMNKQYNLVYIAPERLESPDFLELLNRIEVSLIAIDEAHCISQWGHDFRPSYLLIKRLINKLYPKPTVLALTATATPQVKNDICDLLHIDEQNTVLTGFGRENLRFKVVKGQNRDLFLTEYIQKNSNQAGIIYAATRKEVERFHHYLYKKGFRVGKYHAGMAERERDHYQEQFLYDDINIMVATSAFGMGINKSNVRYVIHYHIPRNMESYYQEAGRAGRDGEESECILLFAPQDAHIQTFLIDQSEMDEQRKEHEYAKLRKMVAYGHTESCFQQYILHYFGEPHVQECGTCGNCTDDREQVDVTVEAQMVLSCIKRMNERFGKTFITKVLTGSADKKIKSFRFDQLSTYGIMKNKTQKEVNEFIDFLTAEGYLRPSDGAYPVLMLTSQAVSVLRGEEQVFRKEKVRAAKIAADNALFEVLRSLRKEIAESERVPPYIIFSDQTLREMSTFLPRTEAELLQIKGVGQRKLTSYGAAFLNEITAYCKENGIQENRTVNQTEDMTAKAVSSRSNKVKSHHITYQLLIAGRTIEQIAAERALTERTVEGHLIKCGEEGMEIDWDSFVPKKYVSLIKDAIQQAGTERLTPIKELLPAEVSFFMIKAYLQKNQ is encoded by the coding sequence ATGATTAAAGAAGAGAGGAGGAGTAATGTGCTGGCAAAGGCTAATAACCTTCTTCATGAATATTTTGGATTTGATCATTTTAGAAAAGGCCAAGATAAGATTATTCAGAAAGTACTACAAAATAAAGATGCGCTCGGAATTATGCCGACTGGAGGCGGAAAATCTGTTTGCTATCAAATTCCTGCGCTGATGCTACAAGGGATTACGATTGTCATCTCTCCGCTTATTTCTTTAATGAAGGATCAAGTAGATGCACTTCATCAAGCTGGTATTTCAGCGACTTTTCTTAATAGTACGATCACTGTTGCAGAAATGCATGAACGCTTGAACAACATCATGAATAAACAATATAACCTCGTATATATCGCACCGGAGCGCTTAGAATCACCAGATTTTTTAGAGCTTTTAAATCGGATTGAAGTATCGCTAATAGCGATTGATGAGGCACATTGTATTTCTCAATGGGGACATGATTTTCGGCCAAGCTATTTACTAATTAAACGTTTGATTAATAAACTGTATCCTAAGCCGACGGTTTTAGCACTAACGGCAACTGCAACGCCACAAGTAAAAAACGATATTTGCGATTTACTTCATATTGATGAACAAAATACTGTGTTGACCGGTTTCGGACGTGAAAATCTGCGCTTCAAAGTAGTAAAAGGACAAAATAGAGACTTGTTTCTAACTGAATATATTCAAAAAAATAGCAACCAAGCCGGAATTATATATGCAGCTACAAGAAAAGAAGTGGAGCGGTTTCACCATTATTTATATAAAAAAGGGTTTCGAGTAGGAAAATATCATGCCGGTATGGCAGAACGAGAACGGGATCATTATCAGGAACAATTTTTATATGATGATATTAATATAATGGTTGCTACATCCGCTTTTGGAATGGGAATTAATAAATCAAATGTCCGCTATGTGATTCATTATCATATTCCAAGAAATATGGAGTCATATTACCAGGAAGCAGGACGGGCTGGTCGTGACGGCGAAGAAAGTGAATGCATACTTTTATTCGCACCGCAAGATGCCCATATTCAAACATTTCTAATCGATCAATCTGAAATGGACGAGCAACGAAAAGAACATGAATATGCAAAGCTTCGTAAAATGGTAGCTTATGGTCATACTGAGTCTTGTTTTCAACAATATATTCTCCATTACTTCGGAGAACCACATGTGCAAGAGTGCGGAACTTGCGGGAACTGTACAGATGATCGAGAACAAGTTGATGTCACAGTTGAAGCGCAAATGGTGCTCTCGTGTATAAAAAGAATGAATGAACGATTCGGAAAAACATTTATTACGAAAGTATTAACAGGTTCTGCTGATAAAAAAATAAAAAGTTTTCGCTTTGATCAATTATCTACATATGGCATTATGAAAAACAAAACACAAAAGGAAGTTAATGAGTTTATTGACTTTTTAACGGCAGAAGGGTATTTACGTCCATCTGACGGAGCTTATCCAGTCTTAATGTTAACGAGTCAAGCAGTCTCTGTATTGCGGGGGGAAGAACAAGTATTTCGCAAAGAAAAAGTTCGTGCAGCAAAAATTGCTGCTGATAATGCTCTTTTTGAAGTGTTACGCAGTTTACGAAAAGAAATTGCCGAGTCAGAAAGAGTACCCCCGTATATTATTTTTTCAGATCAAACATTAAGGGAAATGAGTACATTTCTACCTAGAACTGAAGCTGAACTTTTGCAAATAAAAGGAGTCGGTCAGCGGAAATTAACTTCATATGGAGCAGCATTTTTAAATGAAATAACGGCATATTGTAAAGAGAATGGCATCCAAGAAAATCGAACTGTTAACCAAACTGAAGACATGACGGCAAAAGCAGTTTCTTCTCGCAGCAACAAGGTTAAAAGCCACCATATTACTTATCAGCTTCTAATTGCTGGTAGGACGATTGAACAGATTGCTGCTGAAAGAGCATTGACAGAACGAACGGTTGAAGGTCATCTGATTAAATGTGGCGAAGAAGGGATGGAAATTGATTGGGATTCATTTGTTCCTAAAAAATATGTTTCTCTCATTAAAGATGCCATTCAGCAAGCTGGAACAGAAAGATTAACACCGATAAAAGAACTTTTGCCAGCTGAAGTCAGTTTTTTTATGATTAAAGCTTATTTGCAAAAAAATCAATAA